A window from Setaria italica strain Yugu1 chromosome VIII, Setaria_italica_v2.0, whole genome shotgun sequence encodes these proteins:
- the LOC101756171 gene encoding phosphoglycerate mutase-like protein 4, protein MAPASTHGEHFAEVVLVRHGQTDWNVSRIIQGRIDQELNETGRQQAAKVARRLSEEAKPAAVYSSDLKRASQTAQTIAAHCCVSDSDLVIDRALTERHMGLFQGWTIDDAKRSEAYKAFARGGRDQEIPGGGESLDQLSERCVSRLNAIAEKHKGERVVVVSHEAVIEEICRHADPTISVGRKIPNTSISVVHVSGSDSRWILEKFGDAEHLTGDGFPQSGPEQAIQQALSEDALCNKGKNKQVIGSHKTSRKVINSKREKSKEKIDEIESEESRKKIKK, encoded by the exons ATGGCACCTGCATCGACGCACGGCGAGCACTTCGCGGAGGTGGTGTTGGTGCGCCATGGACAGACGGATTGGAACGTCTCCCGCATCATTCAG GGACGGATCGATCAGGAGCTGAACGAAACTGGTAGGCAGCAAGCTGCCAAG GTTGCCCGTCGTCTGTCGGAAGAAGCCAAGCCAGCTGCCGTCTACTCCTCTGACTTGAAGCGTGCTTCCCAGACTGCGCAAACGATCGCAGCGCATTGCTGCGTATCTGATTCTGAT CTGGTGATTGATCGGGCACTGACGGAAAGGCACATGGGATTGTTCCAAGGTTGGACCATTGACGATGCCAAGAGATCTGAAGCTTACAAGGCTTTCGCACGTGGTGGCAGAGACCAAGAAATACCT GGTGGTGGGGAGAGTCTTGATCAACTTTCCGAGCGCTGTGTTTCCCGCTTGAATGCAATCGCCGAGAAGCACAAGG GTGAGCGGGTGGTCGTCGTCTCTCATGAGGCAGTCATAGAGGAAATCTGCAGGCATGCCGATCCAACGATCTCGGTTGGCAGGAAAATTCCTAACACCTCAATCAGTGTTGTCCATGTCTCCGGTTCCGATAGCCGCTGGATCCTGGAGAAGTTCGGAGACGCCGAACATCTCACCGGAGATGGCTTCCCGCAGAGTGGACCTGAACAAGCTATTCAACAAGCTCTGTCTGAGGATGCATTATGCAACAAAGGCAAGAACAAGCAAGTCATTGGAAGCCACAAGACCTCCAGGAAGGTAATCAACTCCAAGAGAGAGAAAAGCAAAGAGAAGATCGATGAGATTGAATCCGAGGAATCACGCAAGAAGATCAAGAAGTAG
- the LOC101756845 gene encoding phosphoglycerate mutase-like protein 4, with protein sequence MAPASTHGEHFAEVVLVRHGQTDWNVSRIIQGRIDQELNETGRQQATKVARRLSEEAKPAAVYSSDLKRASETAQTIAAHCCVSDSDLVIDRALTERHGGLFQGWTFDDAKRSEAYKVFARGGRDQEIPGGGESLDQLSERLVPRLNAIAEKHKGERVVVVSHEAVIEEICRHADPTISVGRKIPNTSISVVHISGSDGRWILEKFGDAGHLIGDGFPQSTL encoded by the exons ATGGCACCTGCGTCGACGCACGGCGAGCACTTCGCGGAGGTGGTGTTGGTGCGCCATGGACAGACGGATTGGAACGTCTCCCGCATCATTCAG GGACGGATCGATCAGGAGCTGAACGAAACTGGTAGGCAGCAAGCTACCAAG GTTGCCCGTCGTCTGTCGGAAGAAGCCAAGCCAGCTGCCGTCTACTCCTCTGACTTGAAGCGTGCTTCAGAGACTGCGCAAACGATCGCAGCGCATTGCTGCGTATCTGATTCTGAT ctgGTGATTGATCGGGCACTGACGGAAAGGCACGGGGGATTGTTCCAAGGTTGGACCTTTGACGATGCCAAGAGATCTGAAGCTTACAAGGTTTTCGCACGCGGTGGCAGAGACCAAGAAATACCT GGTGGTGGGGAGAGTCTTGATCAACTTTCCGAGCGCTTAGTTCCCCGCTTGAACGCAATCGCCGAGAAGCATAAGG GTGAGCGGGTGGTCGTCGTCTCCCATGAGGCAGTCATAGAGGAAATCTGCAGGCACGCCGATCCAACGATCTCGGTTGGCAGGAAAATTCCTAACACCTCAATCAGCGTTGTCCATATCTCCGGTTCCGATGGCCGCTGGATCCTGGAGAAGTTCGGGGACGCCGGACACCTCATCGGAGATGGCTTCCCGCAGAGTACATTGTAA